Part of the Manihot esculenta chloroplast, complete genome genome, TCTTCGGGACGGAGTGGATGAAGGGAGGAACTTCTCGAACGAGGAAAAGGATCCAATGACTTCGAAAGAATTGAACGAGGAGCCGTATGAGGTGAAAATCTCATGTACGGTTCTGTAGAGTGGCAGTAAGGGTGACTTATCTGTCAACTTTTCCACTATCACCCCCAAAAAACCAAACTCTGCCTTACGTAAAGTTGCCAGAGTACGATTAACCTCTGGATTTGAAATCACTGCTTATATACCTGGTATTGGCCATAATTTACAAGAACATTCTGTAGTCTTAGTAAGAGGGGGAAGGGTTAAGGATTTACCCGGTGTGAGATATCACATTGTTCGAGGAACCCTAGATGCTGTCGGAGTAAAGGATCGTCAACAAGGGCGTTCTAGTGCGTTGTAGATTCTTATCCAAGACTTGTATCATTTGATGATGCCATGTGAATCGCTAGAAACATGTAAAGTGTATGGCTAACCCAATAACGAAAGTTTCGTAAGGGGACTGGAGCAGGCTACCGTGAGACAAAAGATCTTCTTTCTAAAGAGATTCGATTCGGAACTATTATATGTCCAAGGTCCAATATTGGAATAATTTCAGAGGTTTTCCTTGACTTTGTCGGTGTCAACAAACAATTCGAAATGCCTCGACTTTTTTAGAACAAGTCCGAGTCAAATAGCAATGATTCGAAGCACTTCTTTTTACACTATTTCGGAAACCCAAGGACTCAATCGTATGGATATGTAAAATACAGGATTTCCAATCCTAGCAGGAAAAGGGGGGAAACGGATACTCAATTTAAAGTGAGTAAACAGAATTCCATACTCTATCTCATAGATACATATAGAATTCTGTGGAAAGCCGTATTCGATGAAAGTCGTATGTACGGCTTGGAGGGAGGTCTTTCATATCTTTCGAGATCCACCCTACAATATGGGGTCAAAAAGCCAAAATAAATGATTTTATTAGCCCTTATAAAAGGAAAACTGATTCTTGAGAACCCCTTGCACGCTCATGTCACGTCGAGGTACTGCAGAAGAAAAAACTGCAAAATCCGATCCAATTTATCGTAATCGATTAGTTAACATGTTGGTTAACCGTATTCTGAAACACGGAAAAAAATCATTGGCTTATCAAATTATCTATCGAGCCATGAAAAAGATTCAACAAAAGACAGAAACAAATCCACTATCTGTTTTACGTCAAGCAATACGTGGAGTAACTCCCGATATAGCAGTAAAAGCAAGACGTGTAGGCGGATCGACTCATCAAGTTCCCATTGAAATAGGATCCACACAAGGAAAAGCACTTGCCATTCGTTGGTTATTAGGGGCATCCCGAAAACGTCCGGGTCGAAATATGGCTTTCAAATTAAGTTCCGAATTAGTGGATGCTGCCAAAGGGAGTGGTGATGCCATACGCAAAAAGGAAGAGACTCATAGAATGGCAGAGGCAAATAGAGCTTTTGCACATTTTCGTTAATCCATGAACAGGATCTATATAGACACATAGACTCATGGAGCCATACATCTAGATCGGAAAAGAATCAATAGAAAAAGAAAGAATCGGAATTGATCGCTATATTTCTCGAAACAAAGGAAAAGGAAGCGAAAGATGAAACATAAATCATGGATCAATTAAGCCCTCTCGGGGACTTGCTTAAGAATAAGAAAGAGGTAAATACCATGAAATAAGGTTTGATCCGGGATTCCGTAAATATTCCATTCTAAAAAAAAAGAGAAAGTTCGAAACAATTGGGATTTTTTTGGAGATTGGGTGCAGTTACTAATTCATGATCTGGCATGTACAGAATGAAAACTTCATTCTCGATTCTACGAGAATTTTTATGAAAGCCTTTCATTTGCTTCTCTTCGATGGAAGTTTTATTTTCCCAGAATGTATCCTAATTTTTGGCCTAATTCTTCTTCTGATGATCGATTCAACCTCTGATCAAAAAGATATACCTTGGTTATATTTCATCTCTTCAACAAGTTTAGTAATGAGTATAACGGCCCTATTGTTCCGATGGAGAGAAGAACCTATGATTAGCTTTTCGGGAAATTTCCAAACGAACAATTTCAACGAAATCTTTCAATTTCTTATTTTACTATGTTCAACTCTATGTATTCCTCTATCCGTAGAGTACATTGAATGTACAGAAATGGCTATAACAGAGTTTCTCTTATTCGTATTAACAGCTACTCTAGGAGGAATGTTTTTATGCGGTGCTAACGATTTAATAACTATCTTTGTCGCTCCAGAATGTTTCAGTTTATGCTCCTACCTATTATCTGGATATACCAAGAAAGATGTACGGTCTAATGAGGCTACTACGAAATATTTACTCATGGGTGGGGCAAGCTCTTCTATTCTGGTTCATGCTTTCTCTTGGCTATATGGTTCGTCCGGGGGAGAGATCGAGCTTCAAGAAATAGTGAATGGCCTTATCAATACACAAATGTATAACTCCCCAGGAATTTCAATTGCGCTTATATTCATCACTGTAGGAATTGGGTTCAAGCTTTCCCTAGCCCCTTCTCATCAATGGACTCCTGACGTATACGAAGGAGTGCGGTTCGTTCGAAAAATTCCTACCTCTCTACCTATCTCTGAGATGCTTGGATTTTTCAAAACTCCATGGACATGCAGAAGAGAAATGCTATCCCCACTCGGACCAAGACATAACTTTTACTTGTTCAAATAACAATTAAGGTGAAGCAGGGTCAGGAACAACGAATCTCTTTATGATAAACAGATTCATTTTGCAAGTTCGTTATTACGGGTAGCTCCTACAAAAGATCGGACTAATGACGTATACAATACTTAAATTCTCGATGTAGATGCTACATAGTTGGTTCTCATCCTTCAGAGACTACGAGTGTAATAGGAGCATCCGTCGACAAAAGGATCACCCTAAGATGATCATCTCATGGCTATTGAGAACGAATCAAATCAGATGGTTCTATTTCTCAATCTTTCTGACTTGCTCCTACGGAACCAAGAGGTCGAAAAGATTGAGAAAAATCGGTCATTCACAACCACTGATGAAGGATTCCTCGAAAAGTTAAGGATTAGTAATCCTTTTTAGAAATCGAATGGATTCGGTCTTATACATACGCGAGGAAAGTAATCAAAAAAGAAAGAAGAACTCATCTTCTTTCTTTTATCACTTAGGAGCCGTGCGAGATGAAAATCTCATGCACGGTTTTGAATGAGAGAAAGAAGTGAGGAATCCTCTTTTCGACTCTGACTCTCCCACTCCAGTCGTTGCTTTTCTTTCTGTTACTTCGAAAGTAGCTGCTTCAGCTTCAGCCACTCGAATTTTCGATATTCCTTTTTATTTCTCATCAAACGAATGGCATCTTCTTCTGGAAATCCTAGCTATTCTGAGCATGATAGTGGGGAATCTCATTGCTATTACTCAAACAAGCATGAAACGTATGCTTGCATATTCGTCCATAGGTCAAATCGGATATGTAATTATTGGAATAATTGTTGGAGACTCTAATGGTGGATATGCAAGCATGATAACTTATATGCTCTTCTATATCTCCATGAATCTAGGAACTTTTGCTTGTATTGTATTATTTGGTCTACGTACCGGAACTGATAACATTCGAGATTATGCAGGATTATACACGAAAGATCCTTTTTTGGCTCTCTCTTTAGCCCTATGTCTCTTATCCCTAGGAGGTCTTCCTCCACTAGCAGGTTTTTTCGGAAAACTCCATTTATTCTGGTGTGGATGGCAGGCAGGCCTATATTTCTTGGTTTTAATAGGACTCCTTACGAGCGTTGTTTCTATCTACTATTATCTAAAAATAATCAAGTTATTAATGACTGGACGAAAC contains:
- the rps12 gene encoding ribosomal protein S12, whose translation is MPTIKQLIRNTRQPIRNVTKSPALGGCPQRRGTCTRVYTITPKKPNSALRKVARVRLTSGFEITAYIPGIGHNLQEHSVVLVRGGRVKDLPGVRYHIVRGTLDAVGVKDRQQGRSKYGVKKPK
- the rps7 gene encoding ribosomal protein S7, coding for MSRRGTAEEKTAKSDPIYRNRLVNMLVNRILKHGKKSLAYQIIYRAMKKIQQKTETNPLSVLRQAIRGVTPDIAVKARRVGGSTHQVPIEIGSTQGKALAIRWLLGASRKRPGRNMAFKLSSELVDAAKGSGDAIRKKEETHRMAEANRAFAHFR
- the ndhB gene encoding NADH dehydrogenase subunit 2, whose protein sequence is MIWHVQNENFILDSTRIFMKAFHLLLFDGSFIFPECILIFGLILLLMIDSTSDQKDIPWLYFISSTSLVMSITALLFRWREEPMISFSGNFQTNNFNEIFQFLILLCSTLCIPLSVEYIECTEMAITEFLLFVLTATLGGMFLCGANDLITIFVAPECFSLCSYLLSGYTKKDVRSNEATTKYLLMGGASSSILVHAFSWLYGSSGGEIELQEIVNGLINTQMYNSPGISIALIFITVGIGFKLSLAPSHQWTPDVYEGSPTPVVAFLSVTSKVAASASATRIFDIPFYFSSNEWHLLLEILAILSMIVGNLIAITQTSMKRMLAYSSIGQIGYVIIGIIVGDSNGGYASMITYMLFYISMNLGTFACIVLFGLRTGTDNIRDYAGLYTKDPFLALSLALCLLSLGGLPPLAGFFGKLHLFWCGWQAGLYFLVLIGLLTSVVSIYYYLKIIKLLMTGRNQEITPHVRNYRRSPLRSNNSIELSMIVCVIASTIPGISMNPIVEIAQDTLF